TAATAAACATTGTATAGTtttgaaattggaaaattcTTCAAATGGTAGATTTGCTTTGGAAATGACTTCAGTCGCGCTTCACTTAATGTGTAGTTTACTTAATTGACCACCTGCTGAGGTGGCCACTGCGGATGAGGATGCCCATGTGgatgcgaatgtgtgtgtgtatgcgaggcacgatgctgctgctgctgtggctgcgactgcaactgatGCGAGTTCGTTGAGGTGGAAGCTGATGAGGCCGCCGCCAGTTGGCGTCATAGGTAGAACTCGGGTGAACTCTGGCTATCCGCACCGGCGGCTCCCgttcgctgttgctgcagaCGCTGCATCAGTGTGTCGCGCTCCTGGCAGACGCGCGAATACTCCAGCTTGAGTCGATGCAGATCCTGATTGAGCTGGCGATTGGCCTTCTCCAGTTCGTGTCGTTGATGTAGTCTCTTGGAGCGACAGTTCTGGGCATAGCCGCGATTCTTGAGCGTGCGACGCTTCTGCTTCAGACGCACAACCTCCTCACGTGGACAGCCATGAAGGCGTTTATTAAGTTCCCGCACCGTCAGTGTAGTCAGCATGTCATCGTTGATGCAATCCTCAAGCGTCGCATTGCTGTATGCGCCGGAGCACGTGCGTGGCGAGTTGTTTGAGCTGCGTGAGGAGCTGGCCGAGAGCGGACGACACGGCTGCAGTATAGAGCGCACACAGCCGCGTGAATTGGAGCCACTACTGGCGCCGCTACTGCTGCCCGCCGATGGCATATGTGGTCCGCATTGGCTGATCGTGGGGCACAGCGAACCGCCGGGTCCGAGCACGGTCACGGGACCCGGACTGCCCGCATATGAGTTGGTGGAATTCGAGTGCATATTAATGGGCAGCGCGTGCTCCAGACTGTGGAAATGATGATGCGAGGGATGCTGTGCCTGCGCCATTAGCCGGCCCGGTCCATGATGATGGTGACTCTGCATCAGCGGATGGCCATGATGATGGTGTgcagccgccgctgccgcaTGCATCGCATATTCCCGCTGACGTTCCCATTCCTCGGCCTCTTCCTGCGATCCGGGACAGGCCAGTGGACGCAGATCCAGTGGCTGTTGATCGGCGCGCATTGCATTGGGCAGCCATCTCATTTCCTGACACAGACCCACAGCAGCCACATTCGCGGTGGCATTACTGGGACCGGCATGGTAGTGATGCGCATACGCCTGACTgggacagctgctgctgcccgttGGTGAACCGACCACGGGCGGCGTCTCAGGCGGTGTGCTGGGTACGCCGCCAGGCACAGCGGAGGCTGAGGCGGATGCAGAGGCAGATGCggcagccgctgcagcagccactgccgccgctgctgccgacgaggaggaggaggaagtgTTCACGAGCACGGCTTGTCCGCCCATCGGTCCGCCCACGTAGCCCTCGGGCGGCGGACTGAGCGGCTGCAGACGCCGCTCGTCCATCTGCCACTGTTGGCCCGAAAAAGAGCGTAGTTTAATGTGTGATTCGGCCGCCAGTTGGACGACGTCCCCGGCGGCTGCTTCCGGCACAGCAATTGGCAGTGGCATTGCGAGTGGCATCGGTTCCGACTCATCATCCGCTGGCGGCTCTGCGCCGTGCACTGTCGTCCATTTGACCGGCTGTGGTGGACTGTGATCTTCGCGCTTCACATGTCCTATGGCGGCCACGGAGACGGGCGTTAGTGTGGTCACTGAGTTACCGGCGACACCAACTCCCAAATGATCCAAATTAAATTCCTGCACATATGTGTCTGCAATGGTGGGATCTTCCATTTTCATTGGATCGCCGGTTCACATGCAACTCAATTCTCAAGTGTCGTTTTGTGGGGGTGATTCGATTTTGTTAGGGGTAGTTTTGCCAGTGATCAGTAATCGCGGAGAGGGCGGGGGAGGCGACTCACTAAACAACACTTTACACTAAAGCAATGATCAATATTCGATTGCAGTTTTGGTcacactttaattaaatagtcACACTGCACTTGGGCTTAATAATTATTCTAGCGCTAAATTCGTTAGCACTTTCTCTCaaactatttcaaattattccaatgtgttttttaaattttttataaattgtgtttttgaattaaatatattttctctgTTGAATTTATCGCGCCCGCGTCGCTTTTGCCGCTCGCTGCGTCCAGTTTCAAAGAGTTAACGGTGGCgactgagtctgagtctggcCGAATGGATGACTGAAGGGTGGCCCTGGCGGCAGAATGGCCGCGACGCGCGCATCGCATCAATTttattcacacacatactcagaGGTTaaaaagtgtgtgtatgtgtgtatatgcaaagagcaacagcagcagctccaccATACAAACACTTTTGCAGCTCGCACGCCATTCGCTGTTGAGCTCCTGCTGGAATTGCAAAAGCTTGACTCTTGAGCATTTTACCCAAACActcagagcagcagcaacaacaaccattcGCTGAGAGCATTGGGCACCCttttcgtcgttgttgttgccgctctTGTTCAAATCAAATGAGAAAGCTTTCATCTGCTGCACAGTGTCACGCAGACCGATAGAAATTGTGAAAATCCAAGTTATGCAGACTATGTTGCATGTTAGAGCGGCTGTTTAAGATGTGTTAAGTtcatattgcaaatattacaattacaataaaaactgTCTCCCGCTTATGATTGTAGTGTAAGGAATCCACTGTGCAGGAACTTATGAGAGTGAGCGCATTGAAAGCTTCTCTTCGCGCTTGCTCTCCCTGTAGCTTCGGTTATGTTTGTTCGTGTTCTGTCCCAATGCTGCCGacttcgttgtcgttgtagcTGGCTAtgctttcgttgttgttgctgtcatcgttgtcgtcgtttgCTTTACTTTcggtggtggttgttgttcttgctgttctTGAAGTAGGCGTTTTGAATTGCCATGGAGCGCATAAAAAATGGCACatatattcacacacacagacacaagcGCTAGCATAGCGCGACAGAGTACCACACAGACAAGCGCACCTTATGCTGTCACGGCTCCGCCCACTTGCTGCTGAGCATGGAGTGTTGTATGAGTGTcgaatatgtatgtgtgtgtgtgtgttgcgcaTATTTATGAGAAACTACCACAGAAATTCCTACATAGTCCACATTTCCAGTTTGGTCGCAAACGTTTGGTTGGCGCTTGCATTGGAAGTTTAGCATGCGATGGGAGCGCTTGCTTTACTGAGCATCCTGTGGGGCATCCATTGTTCCAGTTTCCAGTGCATAAGTCAATGGGGAGATACTTTAGTGCTGATAAGTCGCtcgatttgttttgcttctcgctatatactatatgcgtATAGAacttcacacatacacacacgtatGCATATAAATGcttatgtatttgtgtgtttgctttagCTTGGCTTGTGTAAAGGATTTCGTAGTGGACTGCACAGGTGCATTGGGTTGCTGCTGAGCCAGCAATAAAACCGTTGGTCCCTCCCATCGAGTTGGTCTTGGTCGGTGTTGGGTATTGGACATGGGCGTTGAGAGttctcttgtttttattttaatttgatattttttctgTGCAAATGTTTTGGCTGCCAAAACCAAACAGATTTCGTTAGATTCTGTTATGTAATATTGTTGTGAGATATGCGCGTTGAGGGGGAGagtatgtgtgttttattgCCCCAACTTTTGTgcaacaagtttttttttattagaagTTCGGACGTAGGCCATGGGGAGCCACCAAATGTGGGCTACATatcgaataaaaaaaaggaacatAAAGAAAGCctaatttattcaactttaAGTTCTGGCGAAACTTAGGCGCATTTAATGGAATCGGTTTCGTTTTACAACTCTTTCTGGAATACAcaatgtttttcaattaatcgACACTTAAATAGACATTTGATAACTTTTTAAGATTTCCCTcactcttaaaatatttgtgaaaaataacattttaaacaaaaaaacaactttaacactaataaatttgatgaaaaaaagtttcaactcatcaaatatatttacaaatatttagtaCTAAAGGCagttataatttttgcattcaaattaatttcataaatagttaaatttttcaaacaatttttttaatttttatatcaaatttgagtttttcaattcaaaattaagtCTATACTTTGCCCAGTTCAATAGGTTTCACATCtcataacaaatattaaacaacatttaacagaaaatactttttagaaatatatttcaaattctaaataatcgtaaaataaaaaaaattattttcgaaTTTGACAGATTGTTACTTTGAATtcatagtttttgttttgcttgttataTGATGTCACTTTAATTGGTGCTCCAATTTGATGAAATAATAGCCGATTGTCCATTGGCTTTTAGTCAACTATTCTAAGCCACAAAAAGTGACCACAAAATCTATTTAAGTCTGCTGTTTCTCCTCTTAGTTTTACCCTTAGAGAGCTATTCTCCGCATCCCCCTGCACAGCAACTGTTGTATCATTGTAAGAGGGGTAAACAATGTGGCATATACAGCCAgcagaaaacataaaacaaaatcaaatcaactgCCGCCTCGCCCAGTTCTTGTGCCGTTCCACACCCCACTGGGATGCATAGATCCTTGGGCTAGGATTGCTGTGCCATTGAAGCttgtcaaaattaaattgaacacAATCGAATTATTCTCCAGTGCATGCTCCAtttggctttttgttttgttccttAATACCCTGTGCTGAATGGCGTAAAAGGTTGTGTCAATTcgtaaaaaaattatttattttataattccGAATTTagatatttactatataaatattggaactacatattatttaaacataGTTTACTTAAAGTTTAGCTTATCAAATTATGTTATTGTAGGGTATCTTTTCGTTGTTCTTacatcatatatattttttttcctacttttttttgctcatttcgATGGCCCCATTTGGAAATGACTAGAGACTGCGGTCGGACAACTGTGATTTAACCAACGAGGTTTCCATTTGGCTGGATGAGAGTCAACAGTGACGTTGAGTCGAGCGAAACGAAGCACTTTGGCATATTAAAAAGGGTTAAAggtgtgcaaatatttaccaGCGgccaattaataaattgtaataatcaACGCAATCGACAGGAGAAAGGGAATCAAGCTGGGCCACTCATCAGGCAGGTGGCGGAACGACACGTGTTGGGAGAGACACAGCAGAGGAAACTCCGCGCCGTTCTATTTACATTTTGCCCTcatgcctaaaagtatgcagcgGTTTTCTCATTTACAACTAAATCGCAACTCAAGAGCCACGCTTcgacttttgtttgttgactTGTCGTGGATTTTGTTAGTCTTATACAAATCTGTGAGTGTATTTTGCATTGTACTGTGGGTTAAATTCCCCATTATTAAGAGTTAACTCATTCTCTTATTTccagtttattaaataatgctGTAAAACTGTGGCATTTACCCCATAGTCAATGTATCCagtcaaatatttgcatgacgagttcttttcaattgcatttcaattgattcCCGCATATTACGGT
This window of the Drosophila albomicans strain 15112-1751.03 chromosome 2L, ASM965048v2, whole genome shotgun sequence genome carries:
- the LOC117565136 gene encoding transcription factor MafB is translated as MKMEDPTIADTYVQEFNLDHLGVGVAGNSVTTLTPVSVAAIGHVKREDHSPPQPVKWTTVHGAEPPADDESEPMPLAMPLPIAVPEAAAGDVVQLAAESHIKLRSFSGQQWQMDERRLQPLSPPPEGYVGGPMGGQAVLVNTSSSSSSAAAAAVAAAAAAASASASASASAVPGGVPSTPPETPPVVGSPTGSSSCPSQAYAHHYHAGPSNATANVAAVGLCQEMRWLPNAMRADQQPLDLRPLACPGSQEEAEEWERQREYAMHAAAAAAHHHHGHPLMQSHHHHGPGRLMAQAQHPSHHHFHSLEHALPINMHSNSTNSYAGSPGPVTVLGPGGSLCPTISQCGPHMPSAGSSSGASSGSNSRGCVRSILQPCRPLSASSSRSSNNSPRTCSGAYSNATLEDCINDDMLTTLTVRELNKRLHGCPREEVVRLKQKRRTLKNRGYAQNCRSKRLHQRHELEKANRQLNQDLHRLKLEYSRVCQERDTLMQRLQQQRTGAAGADSQSSPEFYL